One Salmo salar chromosome ssa01, Ssal_v3.1, whole genome shotgun sequence DNA window includes the following coding sequences:
- the LOC123725363 gene encoding uncharacterized protein isoform X2, translating into MSLLCVRVKKAKLHGSPDKFNSYVTLKVQNVKSTTITVRGDQPCWEQDFMFEINRLDLGLIVEVWNKGLIWDTMLGTAWIPLKSIRQSEEEGSGEWTFLDAEVLMKADEIYGTKNPTPHRLLLDTRFELPFDIPDDEAQYWTGKLDRINTMRIHDEYPLQDEVQRRPMPLAASQCSLDDHDSAVDDRDSDYRSETSNSLPPRYHTTTQPNSSMHQYPMGPRLQNHLDSCTDSIRSFDMDYRDHRGSRAINHKGRVRIIPVDSGMGVEDWESKYKVQGRNQLSEFLDKEENCWVEDDVILRMGRALTEPSGSSLCQSTQRSGILPATYPVGYDTIDRRRRKKIRDPGGLAFSEAEKLTDEPFPPDLALLRQKRGELVLRQVAEIEEEEEQMTPCLKPYKNGLLYKTRMWAKNKLGDTLENYVAYQEEEAARMRTGLAYDSEEELQHSMGSEEELEEIASLAEAIHSENGRVQGRYASSHGGHIDKYQSYLVKKSGKGKMGGWAPEAMLSPVEEPSDEYVDPMDELQCLVETVSEYLAEKEEEISRYGSLPKSSKSRLSSQGSIRTESTGEDPRTPIDVKEETQTEAPPEPGISGVKHAMSSLFSSFTDKVSSAPKQPHSGSAETKEVPPAPSSQSGISKLFSFIPKSTSPARVALVSPTAHPNRTFSFNLPSQSDAKTQVQNQEMPAMRTEMYSTSDEVQDSATKPQTPAVTSVVEKMSFAIKKSGEVVVNSTEGKQSPGRSGSREGFQNLVNWEEKHIQQGEQSMAVGGGRRLDNSRNVPQNKQFVNTQGKVVHMRPDSMTASQQNVPTSVDGKSISQPEPASSGFFSPFKKSFSSLIAPVNPVPPQGPPPVAVYPVFGSAPDITSEKPVEEPSLGSKLKLQFLSSDNVSSQQPPKAAGGGMFSGFMKFASGEDVSASKPLEIPSQEQAQHHQLPPVPHQQHQRPPPMSLGMQQAPPEPQGFLTGLFKGAATDDTSKVGSNQPQQGGLLSGLLRFGSGSDLSGNPPPQQVPSNSQPPSASNRQQFPPQPPPQQIAPPPSQPGGILSGLLRYSSAENLSPNVQSPQGQQQGVFPRNHPSQKQAPSPSQQPPSQQAPPQQGGLFSGLFKLGSSDNVLSTQTTPLQQQQLPSGGPRNQQNFNHQNMQGPNRGPLRDQAFLDNKPGFSRQHTVPKPAQQGGLLSGLFKFASADNVSTNQSPIPQTHSAAPLNQPSQQYPNRQNVPLQNQNQPSQQVQDQNQPTQQPSQQVQSQNQLTHQPSLLSGLFKKSSTENVPQQSPPISQERQQHVISPPNVISPNTRQNLTPSRPETASQPGVLSGLFNKLTKPSGNVEACNPSPAMQIQHHTVTPAGQPTQQTHPSTHIPHQVPHEPNEEADKKPGFLSGLFNRNPTDEASTHKSAEIVKHNLEPKTLSESSPGFLSSMFRTGPSNTVANHTSESEMERRESGLLGRSFPRQNRNVAEIAPGSWEAETLDLRTSATYARSFQSRPSYTSCSTGHLPQLMHYHGSLQSNHPVATSYSAENMLSLLQGHPNTAVMSSQQYLNQSNHSLYSITGQDGYQDLLESYGVNSSYGENQWIQESILWQQLQNQSQTYHTSDVSYVQPPEGAVFQDSTLYCSSTNIDNQYSSPQPWHEIDYNKEPIKHHQQEVPKNVDSNPYAKKKLWNSYDDLGNLHTNQMMEQKEYWTEEEGALNLSTKMSNAKFGKWNSFDNGSCYSLNGISYHEGYYEENPPNLSYSANWQYSDQGMVNQSQLSLTRSFDCSYPKPHNGEMEECMYLEETEWYQQWLVLLEQGMWWPADDGDCGYFVYTDHEYIYALLTDAGGTMVYACAPEGESLGTGPDNFPSAWLQNEMVTVCGFKVPLYNEDELLWLPGQDQGDPKLLNAPLDLSAAYRKGNQIMNLNLERFSQMFESSFLAQKEQAVDFSLYRLNKVRMDPRQPNHAYHNPYMEVIDLSCSNRDQKGPYWNNQQMKELLSQKVAVSHNATPTIDSSQQRLNNCYQPRQRRRSSFGVRVRHVDDTPEEEWRQRVTPGEEIPNRQVKKFSSFISSMVGKTAESDLNKGRAGLASRVNGEQHKPPGTEATPVDQQAKSILSSGFQSLKSKIIKEDPPATTTPAQSAVQQTERPAASTSSRILPTPPASGQYGQPPAQPQTVTQKPRLARQATMSQQAAPPTQPTVPTSSMDPLNKSVSPLQPQSQYTTDRSSVKPVEKPAEQPQGGFMSFFKSALLIEEPMREPPKPPEPLSKPQDRTGSTASLPGSTSPNKQEDTGASNLFGSIGSFFSAESPPSQQPKPVVKNEPNRVVTQGSQSRPSLQKQQTMDGVQRGVPHPAPGQPPGKSMSQVFPPNTSTGPTPGRSQTMTPTGQTKQEPPPKPSGGLFGFMGEIGDMISGTPTTTTATKEESPGMGLLSMFGGSSPQQAPTQTESSQAPPPEPHVKSLFSMFGGPSPPRGPSQAATPQAPQSEPSPPQAQPQAQPQPETSSILGGLFSGSSASESPPKGLFSMFSGPSAPQPPGQAGSAPESSVPESTVHKEPPTKNVCSMFSGPLSPPQASPVDSVATVPTPECANAQKESISGIPPQESAPPKEPPATAAPQTAGSMLGGLFGGSSPQPATTAPQTAGSMLGGLFGGSSPQPATAAPQTAGSMLGGLFGGFSPQPATAAPQTAGSMLGGLFGGSSPQLATAAPQTVGSKLGGLFGGPRPQPATTAPQTAGSVFGGLFGGPSPPPAPIQTAKTPENKISTAAPRTTQADGTIKIKEQGNAPEDGPAVEAVDSASTLPTPECASAQKESIPEGALQEPAQPKESEAPKEPPASDTPQTTGSMLGGLFGGSSPQPATAAPQTAGSMLGGLFGGSSPQPATAAPQTAGSMLGGLFGGSSPQPATAAPQTAGSMLGGLFGGSSPQPATAAPQTAGSMLGGLFGGSSPQPATAAPQTAGSMLGGLFGGSSPQPATAAPQTAGSMLGGLFGGSSPQPATDTPQTEPTKPPENKISTAVCDTTPDTTAKIKEPGDTPKDGTAVEAVDSETTASTPECATAQKESIPKGAPQEPALPKEPETPKEPPATGLLSLFGGSSPQPATAAPQTAGSMLGGLFGGSSPQPATAAPQTAGSMLGGLFGGSSPQPATAAPQTSGSVLGGLFGGSSPQPATAAPQTSGSMLGGLFGGSSPQPATAAPQTASSMLGGLFGGSSPQPATAAPQTAGSMFSGMLGGLSPQPAATSQTAASMFGGLFGGSTPQPAKTTPQTAPANPPENKISTAAPDATPADSTDKIKEPGDTGTVTLHEHSQLSEAPKQPDTKTQPQELVGLKPDGNAVEVAQDQGIEKLPAPAVDCQSKEAEIPASSGQPDKTEQPLKSEQPPTNDQSSSGKEKAASVEGEVIHEKPIVIVGEPESKGMDKSGPPVESTQKIPQADQLTKTEEPAPKSLFGGFMTGTSDAGKSFGSMFSSPPTIPKAIPTMPQAEAGGGLFSGFKTMSAGLFQEEKPGAAKQEPSTASLFGTKLGFWGAAAEPPKPQAPPVITTQPKANDKPTKETSDQSSVGPHDLAKPQICISTPDVDPSASLSQMEKESLVEPLPSADSTSEVLLDNQSKKDLLSSKRPVEA; encoded by the exons ACAAGTTCAATTCATATGTGACGCTGAAGGTACAGAATGTCAAGAGCACCACCATCACCGTGCGAGGGGACCAGCCATGCTGGGAGCAGGACTTCATGTT tgAGATAAACCGTCTGGACCTGGGGCTCATCGTGGAGGTGTGGAACAAAGGCCTTATCTGGGACACCATGCTGGGGACTGCCTGGATCCCCCTCAAGAGCATCCGCCAGTCAGAGGAG GAGGGCTCAGGGGAGTGGACCTTCCTGGATGCTGAGGTTCTGATGAAGGCTGATGAGATTTACGGCACCAAAAACCCAACGCCCCACCGGCTTCTGCTGGACACGCGCTTTGAGCTGCCTTTCG ACATCCCAGATGATGAGGCACAGTACTGGACCGGCAAGCTGGATCGCATCAACACTATGAGGATCCATGATGAG TACCCTCTGCAGGATGAGGTCCAGAGACGCCCCATGCCGCTTGCTGCCTCCCAATGCT CCCTGGATGACCATGACAGTGCGGTGGACGACCGGGACAGTGACTACCGTAGTGAGACCAGCAACAGCTTGCCCCCACGCTACCACACCACGACCCAGCCCAACTCCTCCATGCACCAGTACCCCATGGGCCCCCGGCTCCAGAACCACCTGGACTCCTGCACCGACTCCATCCGCAGCTTTGACATGGACTACAGAGACCACCGTGGTAGCAG AGCAATAAACCATAAAGGGAGGGTCAGGATCATCCCTGTAGATTCTGGCATGGGTGTGGAGGATTGGGAAAGCAAATACAAAGTGCAGGGGAGAAATCAGCTGAGCGAGTTCCTGGACAAGGAAGAGAATTGTTGGGTTGAGGATGATGTTATTCTCCGAATGGGGAGAGCTCTCACTGAGCCCTCAGGCAGCTCGCTCTGCCAAAGCACACAACGCAGTGGCATCCTACCTGCCACCTACCCAGTGGGCTATGACACTATCGATCGGCGGCGGAGAAAAAAGATCCGGGATCCAGGAGGGCTGGCCTTCTCAGAGGCGGAGAAACTCACAGACGAGCCTTTTCCCCCTGACCTTGCACTCCTCCGCCAGAAGAGAGGGGAGCTAGTGCTGCGGCAGGTGGCAGAGatcgaggaagaggaggagcagatGACGCCATGCCTCAAGCCATACAAGAATGGACTTCTTTACAAGACTAGGATGTGGGCCAAAAACAAGCTGGGGGACACCTTGGAGAACTATGTGGCGTATCAGGAGGAGGAAGCTGCCAGAATGAGAACAGGTTTGGCGTACGATTCAGAGGAGGAGCTCCAGCACTCCATGGGATCAGAGGAGGAGCTCGAGGAAATTGCCTCCTTAGCGGAGGCCATTCACTCTGAGAATGGGAGGGTCCAAGGCAGGTATGCTTCATCCCATGGAGGTCACATAGACAAGTATCAGAGTTATCTGGTTAAGAAGAGTGGAAAGGGGAAAATGGGAGGATGGGCTCCTGAAGCAATGCTGTCTCCAGTGGAGGAACCAAGTGACGAGTATGTAGATCCCATGGATGAGCTCCAGTGCCTAGTTGAAACAGTATCAGAGTACCTGGCTGAAAAAGAGGAGGAAATAAGCAGGTATGGGTCTCTTCCCAAGTCATCCAAGTCAAGGTTATCTTCCCAGGGCAGCATAAGAACAGAATCTACTGGAGAGGACCCAAGGACCCCTATTGATGTCAAGGAAGAGACCCAGACAGAGGCTCCACCTGAACCAGGAATATCTGGAGTGAAACATGCAATGAGTTCATTATTCAGTTCCTTCACAGACAAGGTTAGTTCAGCACCCAAGCAGCCACACTCTGGTTCTGCAGAAACTAAAGAAGTACCACCTGCACCATCTTCTCAATCTGGTATATCTAAGCTATTTTCATTCATTCCAAAATCCACCAGTCCTGCTCGTGTAGCTCTTGTATCTCCTACAGCTCACCCCAACAGAACATTTTCCTTCAATTTGCCTTCCCAGTCTGATGCCAAGACACAAGTCCAGAATCAAGAAATGCCAGCCATGAGAACAGAGATGTATAGTACAAGTGATGAAGTTCAGGACTCTGCAACAAAGCCACAAACACCAGCAGTCACTTCAGTTGTTGAGAAAATGAGTTTTGCTATAAAAAAATCTGGTGAAGTGGTAGTGAACTCCACCGAGGGAAAACAATCCCCAGGGAGAAGTGGCTCAAGAGAGGGCTTTCAAAATCTTGTAAACTGGGAGGAGAAACATATCCAGCAAGGTGAACAGTCAATGGCTGTGGGAGGAGGCAGAAGACTTGATAATTCAAGAAATGTACCCCAAAATAAACAATTTGTTAATACACAAGGAAAAGTTGTGCATATGAGACCTGACTCTATGACTGCCTCTCAGCAAAATGTGCCTACTTCAGTGGATGGGAAGTCCATCAGCCAACCAGAACCAGCGAGTTCAGGGTTCTTTAGCCCTTTCAAGAAATCGTTCAGTTCATTGATTGCACCAGTTAACCCTGTTCCCCCGCAGGGCCCTCCACCTGTTGCAGTGTATCCTGTATTTGGGTCGGCACCAGATATTACATCAGAGAAGCCTGTGGAGGAGCCATCTTTAGGCAGTAAGCTAAAACTCCAGTTTCTCTCCTCTGACAATGTATCTTCCCAACAGCCTCCAaaagcagcaggaggaggaatGTTCTCTGGGTTCATGAAATTTGCTTCTGGTGAGGATGTCAGTGCTTCCAAACCCCTAGAAATTCCCAGTCAAGAACAGGCCCAGCATCACCAATTGCCCCCAGTTCCACATCAGCAACATCAAAGGCCTCCACCAATGTCTCTTGGGATGCAGCAAGCTCCTCCTGAACCTCAAGGTTTTTTGACAGGTCTTTTTAAAGGGGCCGCCACTGACGATACATCTAAGGTTGGCTCCAATCAGCCCCAGCAAGGAGGGCTGTTGTCAGGACTTCTTAGATTTGGCTCTGGAAGTGACTTATCTGGGAACCCACCACCACAGCAAGTCCCCTCAAACAGTCAACCTCCTAGTGCCAGTAATCGTCAACAGTTccctcctcaacctcccccaCAACAAATTGCACCTCCTCCTTCTCAGCCTGGGGGTATTCTCTCAGGGTTACTGAGGTATTCCTCTGCAGAAAACCTTTCACCTAATGTACAATCTCCCCAGGGCCAACAGCAAGGGGTGTTCCCTAGAAATCACCCCAGTCAGAAACAAGCACCAAGCCCATCCCAACAACCACCCTCTCaacaagcacccccacaacaaggAGGACTTTTCTCTGGGTTGTTTAAATTGGGTTCCTCTGATAATGTTTTGAGCACCCAAACAACTCCCCTCCAGCAGCAACAACTGCCGTCTGGTGGTCCTCGTAATCAGCAGAACTTCAACCACCAGAATATGCAAGGGCCAAACCGTGGTCCACTGAGGGACCAGGCTTTTCTAGACAATAAACCAGGCTTCTCAAGACAACATACAGTTCCGAAACCTGCTCAACAAGGTGGTCTCCTTTCTGGACTTTTTAAGTTTGCTTCTGCAGACAATGTATCTACCAATCAGTCCCCAATACCTCAGACACATTCTGCAGCTCCTCTCAATCAGCCTAGCCAGCAGTACCCAAACAGGCAGAATGTGCCGTTGCAAAACCAAAATCAGCCTAGTCAACAAGTACAAGACCAAAATCAACCAACACAGCAGCCTAGTCAACAGGTACAAAGCCAAAATCAACTAACTCATCAGCCCAGTCTGCTGTCTGGGCTATTCAAAAAATCTTCCACAGAAAATGTGCCTCAGCAGTCGCCACCAATCAGCCAAGAAAGACAGCAACATGTAATTTCGCCACCAAATGTAATCTCGCCAAATACCAGACAAAATCTAACTCCTTCACGGCCAGAGACTGCAAGCCAGCCTGGAGTTCTCTCTGGATTGTTTAACAAGTTAACAAAACCCTCTGGAAATGTTGAGGCCTGCAATCCGTCACCAGCCATGCAAATACAACATCATACAGTAACTCCAGCTGGACAGCCTACACAGCAaactcatccatctacacacatacCACATCAGGTCCCACATGAACCCAATGAGGAGGCTGACAAAAAGCCAGGCTTTCTATCAGGACTATTCAATAGGAATCCAACAGATGAAGCCTCCACTCATAAATCAGCAGAAATTGTCAAGCACAATCTAGAGCcaaagacactatctgaaagctCCCCAGGTTTTCTCTCAAGCATGTTCAGAACTGGGCCAAGCAACACTGTAGCGAACCATACTTCTGAGTctgaaatggagaggagagaaagtggTCTCCTTGGTCGCTCCTTTCCAAGACAAAACAGAAATGTTGCAGAAATTGCACCTGGCTCATGGGAAGCTGAGACTTTAGATTTAAGGACATCAGCTACTTATGCTAGGTCTTTTCAGAGCCGACCATCCTACACATCATGCAGCACTGGCCATTTACCTCAGTTAATGCACTACCATGGTTCTCTTCAGTCAAACCACCCAGTAGCCACCTCTTACAGTGCAGAAAATATGTTATCCCTTTTACAAGGGCATCCAAATACTGCAGTGATGTCATCCCAACAATATCTTAATCAAAGTAACCATTCTTTATATTCAATAACCGGACAGGATGGTTACCAAGATCTGTTGGAATCATATGGAGTCAATTCTAGTTATGGTGAAAACCAATGGATCCAAGAATCAATTCTGTGGCAGCAGCTTCAAAATCAGTCACAGACTTATCACACAAGTGATGTGAGTTATGTACAGCCTCCAGAAGGAGCAGTGTTCCAAGactccactctctactgtagctCCACAAATATAGATAATCAATATAGTTCCCCTCAACCATGGCATGAAATTGACTATAACAAAGAACCGATTAAGCACCACCAACAAGAGGTGCCCAAAAATGTTGACAGCAATCCATATGCCAAGAAAAAATTATGGAACAGCTATGATGACTTGGGAAATCTGCATACTAATCAAATGATGGAACAGAAGGAGTACTGGACTGAAGAAGAGGGTGCATTGAACTTGAGCACCAAAATGAGTAATGCTAAGTTTGGTAAGTGGAACTCCTTTGATAATGGTAGCTGTTACAGTCTGAATGGCATTTCATATCATGAGGGCTATTATGAGGAAAATCCACCTAATCTATCTTATTCAGCTAATTGGCAATATAGTGACCAAGGCATGGTTAATCAAAGTCAATTGAGTTTGACTAGGTCATTTGATTGCAGTTACCCTAAACCTCACAATGGAGAGATGGAAGAGTGTATGTACTTGGAAGAGACAGAATGGTACCAGCAATGGCTTGTACTTTTGGAGCAAGGTATGTGGTGGCCAGCTGATGATGGGGATTGTGGGTACTTTGTTTACACTGATCATGAATACATATATGCCTTGCTAACAGATGCAGGAGGTACGATGGTCTATGCTTGTGCACCTGAGGGAGAGTCCTTGGGAACTGGGCCTGATAACTTCCCAAGTGCTTGGCTACAAAATGAAATGGTCACAGTATGTGGATTTAAAGTCCCTCTCTATAATGAAGATGAGCTCCTCTGGCTCCCTGGACAAGATCAGGGTGATCCCAAACTCCTCAATGCCCCCCTGGACCTATCTGCTGCCTATAGAAAAGGAAATCAGATCATGAATTTGAACCTGGAGCGCTTCTCTCAGATGTTTGAGAGCTCCTTCCTTGCACAAAAAGAACAGGCTGTAGATTTCTCACTATATAGACTGAACAAAGTCAGAATGGATCCAAGACAACCCAACCATGCCTATCATAATCCATATATGGAAGTCATAGACCTTTCGTGTTCTAACAGGGATCAGAAAGGCCCTTATTGGAACAATCAGCAAATGAAGGAACTTCTCTCTCAAAAGGTTGCTGTCTCACATAATGCTACCCCCACCATAGATTCCTCTCAACAACGCTTGAACAACTGTTACCAGCCTCGTCAAAGAAGGCGTTCATCTTTTGGGGTCAGAGTCAGGCATGTAGATGACAcaccagaggaggaatggagacAGAGAGTGACTCCAGGAGAGGAAATACCTAATCGCCAAGTCAAGAAGTTCTCTTCATTCATTTCCTCAATGGTTGGCAAAACCGCTGAGTCAGATTTGAACAAAGGAAGAGCTGGCTTGGCTTCTCGCGTTAATGGAGAACAACATAAACCACCTGGGACTGAGGCTACCCCAGTGGACCAACAGGCCAAGAGCATACTTTCATCAGGTTTCCAGAGTCTCAAATCAAAGATTATCAAAGAAGATCCCCCTGCTACAACAACTCCGGCTCAGAGTGCAgttcaacagacagagagaccagccGCATCCACCTCTTCGAGAATTCTACCCACACCTCCCGCATCTGGACAATATGGGCAACCTCCAGCACAACCACAGACTGTTACTCAGAAACCTAGACTTGCACGACAAGCCACCATGTCTCAGCAAGCTGCTCCACCAACACAGCCCACAGTGCCAACCAGTTCCATGGACCCACTCAATAAATCTGTCTCTCCCCTACAACCACAATCACAGTACACCACAGATAGATCATCTGTAAAACCAGTGGAAAAACCAGCTGAACAACCACAGGGAGGATTTATGAGCTTTTTCAAGTCTGCCCTACTGATCGAGGAGCCAATGCGAGAGCCCCCTAAACCCCCAGAACCATTGTCAAAACCACAAGATAGAACTGGTTCTACTGCTAGCTTACCTGGCAGCACGTCCCCGAATAAACAGGAGGACACAGGCGCTTCTAATCTTTTTGGGTCAATAGGCAGCTTCTTTAGTGCAGAGTCTCCTCCATCACAGCAACCAAAACCTGTTGTTAAAAATGAGCCAAACAGAGTTGTTACACAAGGTTCTCAATCAAGACCATCTCTACAGAAACAACAAACAATGGACGGAGTGCAACGTGGGGTACCACATCCAGCTCCTGGTCAGCCACCAGGTAAAAGCATGTCACAAGTATTTCCTCCCAATACAAGCACTGGCCCCACCCCAGGCCGATCACAGACTATGACACCAACCGGACAAACCAAACAGGAGCCACCCCCCAAACCATCAGGTGGACTGTTCGGCTTTATGGGAGAAATTGGAGACATGATCTCTGGTACACCAACAACTACAACTGCTACTAAAGAGGAATCTCCTGGTATGGGGTTATTGTCCATGTTTGGGGGGTCTAGTCCTCAGCAGGCACCAACCCAAACTGAGTCATCTCAAGCACCTCCTCCAGAACCACATGTTAAAAGTTTATTCTCAATGTTCGGTGGACCAAGTCCACCACGGGGACCATCACAGGCGGCAACACCACAGGCACCTCAATCTGAACCCAGTCCACCACAAGCTCAACCACAAGCTCAACCTCAACCAGAGACTAGCTCTATTCTTGGGGGACTCTTTTCTGGTTCATCTGCCAGTGAAAGCCCACCAAAAGGATTATTTTCAATGTTTAGTGGCCCCAGTGCCCCACAACCTCCAGGACAAGCTGGGTCAGCTCCAGAGTCCTCTGTCCCAGAATCTACAGTGCATAAAGAACCACCTACCAAAAATGTGTGTTCCATGTTCAGTGGCCCTCTGTCACCCCCACAAGCAAGCCCTGTTGATTCGGTAGCCACAGTACCTACTCCTGAGTGTGCCAATGCCCAGAAGGAATCCATCTCAGGTATTCCACCTCAGGAATCTGCCCCACCTAAAGAGCCACCAGCTACAGCTGCCCCTCAAACTGCGGGTTCTATGTTGGGAGGGTTGTTTGGAGGATCTAGTCCGCAGCCAGCTACAACTGCCCCTCAAACTGCAGGTTCTATGTTGGGAGGGTTGTTTGGAGGATCTAGTCCACAGCCAGCTACAGCTGCCCCTCAAACTGCGGGTTCTATGTTGGGAGGTCTGTTTGGCGGATTTAGTCCACAGCCAGCTACAGCTGCCCCTCAAACTGCGGGTTCTATGTTGGGAGGGTTGTTTGGAGGATCTAGTCCGCAGCTAGCTACAGCTGCCCCTCAAACTGTGGGTTCTAAGTTGGGAGGGTTGTTTGGAGGGCCTAGGCCCCAGCCAGCTACAACTGCCCCTCAAACTGCGGGCTCTGTGTTTGGGGGATTGTTTGGAGGACCCAGTCCACCCCCAGCACCTATTCAAACAGCAAAAACCCCTGAGAACAAAATATCAACAGCTGCACCTCGCACAACTCAAGCAGATGGCACTATAAAAATAAAAGAGCAGGGAAATGCACCTGAAGATGGTCCTGCAGTTGAGGCTGTTGATTCTGCAAGCACATTACCTACCCCTGAGTGTGCAAGTGCCCAAAAAGAATCCATCCCAGAGGGTGCACTTCAGGAACCTGCCCAACCTAAAGAGTCCGAAGCCCCTAAAGAGCCACCAGCTTCAGACACTCCTCAAACTACAGGCTCTATGTTGGGAGGGTTGTTTGGAGGGTCTAGTCCCCAGCCAGCTACAGCTGCCCCTCAAACTGCAGGTTCTATGTTGGGAGGTCTGTTTGGAGGGTCTAGTCCCCAGCCAGCTACAGCTGCCCCTCAAACTGCAGGCTCTATGTTGGGAGGTCTGTTTGGAGGGTCTAGTCCCCAACCAGCTACAGCTGCCCCTCAAACTGCAGGTTCTATGTTGGGAGGTCTGTTTGGAGGGTCTAGTCCCCAGCCAGCTACAGCTGCCCCTCAAACTGCAGGTTCTATGTTGGGAGGTCTGTTTGGAGGGTCTAGTCCCCAGCCAGCTACAGCTGCCCCTCAAACTGCAGGTTCTATGTTGGGAGGTCTGTTTGGAGGGTCTAGTCCCCAGCCAGCTACAGCTGCCCCTCAAACTGCAGGTTCTATGTTGGGAGGGTTGTTTGGAGGGTCTAGTCCCCAGCCAGCTACAGATACTCCTCAAACAGAACCCACAAAACCCCCAGAGAACAAAATATCAACAGCTGTGTGTGATACCACTCCAGATACCACTGCCAAAATAAAAGAGCCGGGAGACACCCCTAAAGATGGTACTGCGGTTGAGGCTGTTGATTCTGAAACCACAGCGTCTACCCCGGAGTGTGCCACTGCCCAAAAGGAATCCATCCCAAAGGGTgcacctcaggaacctgccctaCCTAAAGAGCCAGAAACCCCTAAAGAGCCACCAGCTACAGGACTTCTCTCCCTGTTTGGAGGTTCTAGTCCCCAGCCAGCTACAGCTGCCCCTCAAACTGCTGGTTCTATGTTGGGAGGTCTGTTTGGAGGTTCTAGTCCCCAGCCAGCTACAGCTGCCCCTCAAACTGCTGGTTCTATGTTGGGAGGTCTGTTTGGAGGTTCTAGTCCCCAGCCTGCTACAGCTGCCCCTCAAACTTCTGGTTCTGTGTTGGGAGGTCTGTTTGGAGGTTCTAGTCCCCAGCCTGCTACAGCTGCCCCTCAAACTTCTGGTTCTATGTTGGGAGGTCTGTTTGGGGGTTCTAGTCCCCAGCCTGCTACAGCTGCCCCTCAAACTGCAAGTTCTATGTTGGGAGGTCTGTTTGGAGGGTCTAGTCCCCAGCCAGCTACAGCTGCCCCGCAAACTGCAGGTTCTATGTTCAGCGGTATGTTAGGAGGGTTAAGTCCCCAGCCCGCAGCTACTTCTCAAACTGCAGCTTCTATGTTTGGGGGGTTGTTTGGAGGGTCCACTCCCCAGCCAGCTAAAACTACTCCTCAAACAGCACCAGCAAATCCCCCTGAGAATAAAATATCAACAGCTGCCCCTGACGCCACCCCAGCTGATAGCACTGACAAAATAAAAGAGCCAGGAGACACGGGCACCGTTACTTTACACGAACACTCACAATTATCTGAGGCACCAAAACAACCTGACACCAAAACTCAGCCTCAGGAGTTGGTTGGACTCAAACCTGATGGTAATGCTGTTGAAGTAGCCCAGGATCAAGGGATTGAGAAACTTCCTGCTCCAGCTGTGGACTGTCAATCAAAAGAAGCGGAAATCCCTGCATCATCAGGGCAACCTGATAAAACAGAACAGCCCTTGAAATCAGAACAACCTCCAACGAATGATCAGTCCAGTTCTGGAAAAGAAAAGGCTGCATCTGTGGAAGGAGAAGTAATACATGAGAAGCCCATTGTAATTGTGGGAGAGCCTGAGAGTAAGGGAATGGACAAATCAGGCCCACCAGTGGAAAGTACCCAGAAAATTCCCCAAGCTGACCAGTTGACTAAGACTGAAGAGCCAGCCCCCAAAtccctgtttgggggttttaTGACAGGAACCAGTGATGCAGGAAAGTCTTTTGGATCCATGTTTTCATCTCCCCCCACAATTCCCAAAGCCATTCCCACAATGCCTCAAGCAGAAGCAGGTGGTGGTCTGTTCTCAGGATTCAAAACGATGTCTGCAGGCCTGTTTCAGGAGGAGAAGCCAGGCGCAGCAAAGCAAGAACCATCCACAGCCTCTCTATTTGGGACAAAATTAGGTTTCTGGGGGGCTGCTGCCGAACCTCCCAAGCCACAAGCTCCTCCGGTTATTACCACTCAGCCCAAAGCTAATGATAAGCCAACCAAGGAGACAAGTGATCAAAGTTCGGTAGGTCCCCATGACTTAGCCAAACCCCAGATTTGCATCTCCACACCTGACGTAGATCCTTCAGCATCCCTGTCCCAAATGGAGAAGGAAAGCCTTGTAGAACCACTCCCCTCTGCAGATTCCACCTCTGAAGTGCTGCTGGACAACCAGTCCAAGAAGGACCTATTGAGTTCTAAAAGGCCAGTAGAAGCATAA